The stretch of DNA ATTAGATTTATAATCTCAGCAATCGAATTTACGCTTCCATTAAGCGAAGAAGCGTCATTTGAAAGGTCATTGCTCATCTGACTTACTTGCTCGATCGAGTTTAAAATTTCAGCCGTTTGCGACTTGAGTTCGCCTGTCTCTTTGAAAGTCTTTTCATTCAGTCCATTTATACTTTCAAGCATTTTTAGGTTTTCTTCCATTGTTAATTGCAAGAAATTTATACCATCTTGATAACTTGAAAGCAATAAATTTACAGCCTCTTGCTTATCCTTGGCTTGCTCTTTTGGCTCGCAAGTTTTAACTTTTTTTAGCTCCTCTTTAAGTGCTAAAATTTCAGCCTTTAAAGCTTCATTTTCTCTTTGTAAAGCTTCATTTTTACTAGAAAGCTCTTTATTCTTGCCATCAAAAAACATTTTTCATCCTTTAAAATTTTGTAGATTTTGCGTAATTATAACTCTTTTTTCTTAAGCCAGTAGTCTAAAATTTCTATCTGCTCATCAACGCTTTTATTTGCCGTGCCGCCTTTTGAAGTGCGAGCCTCTTTTGAAGCGTGAAGATCTAAAAATTTAATAGCATTTTCGTCTAAATTTTCATCGACACTTTTTAGCTGCTCTTCATTTAATTCACTCAAATCAAGTCCTAAACTTTCAGCCTTTGCAACAGCTTTGCCTGTGATAAAATGAGCCGTTCTAAACGGGATGTTTTTTTCACGTACTAAATAATCCGCCAAATCAGTAGCACTTAGATGCCCAGTTTTTGTCGCTTTTAGCATGTTTTTTTCATTAAATTTAGCTGTTTTTATCATCTCGTTTAGGATGGTAGTCGAACTTAAAATGGTTGAGACACTGTCAAACACGCCCTCTTTATCTTCTTGCATATCTTTATTATAAGCAAGTGGTAGACCTTTCATCGTAGTTAGTAGCGCTACTAAATTTCCATTTACGCGTCCAGTTTTGCCTCGTATAAGCTCGGCGACATCAGGGTTTTTCTTCTGTGGCATGATAGAGCTGCCTGTACTATAAGCGTCACTGATGCTTACAAAGCCAAATTCTTGCGAACTCCAAAGTATGAGCTCCTCGCAAAGCCTAGAAGCGTGCGTCATAAAAACGCTAATGTTAAATAAAATTTCCAGCGCAAAATCACGGTCGCTCACGCTATCCATCGCATTTTGTGTGCAATCTGCAAAGCCAAGCTCGCTTGCAACGATAGTTCTATCTATCTTATGAGGAGTGCCTGCAAGGGCTGCTGAGCCAAGCGGACTAAAGTTATTTCGCTCATAGGAGCTAATAAAACGCTCGAAATCTCTTTTAAACATAAATGCATATGCTAGCAAGTGATAGCTAAGGCTTACTGGCTGAGCGTGTTGAAGATGTGTGTAGCCTGGCATTAGCGTATCTTTGTGGTTTTTTGCCAAATTTGTAAGCGTGGCGATGAGTTCTTTTATACATGAAGAAATTTCTAAATTTTTCTTCAATACGTAAAATTTAAAATCAATCGCAACTTGGTCGTTTCTACTTCTAGCTGTGTGCAATCTACCACCAAGCTCGGCGCCGATGATCTGGCTAAGGCGCTTCTCAACTGCCATATGTATATCTTCATCTTCTAACTTAAACTCAAATTTACCCGCTCTTATCTCAGATAAAACCTCATCAAGCCCCTTTATGATCGCCTCTGACTCATTTTTTTTCAAAATTCCACAAATTCCAAGCATCTTTGCGTGAGCCTTGCTACCGGCGATATCTTCTTTAAAAAGATTTTTATCAAAATTTATAGAAGCATTAAATTCCTCGAGCAGCTTCGAACTAGCCTCGCTAAATCTACCCTCCCACATCTTTTTGTGTGCGTTTTCATCTTTTTTCATAGCTTTACCTTTAATTAGTTTTGCGTGATTTTAACAAAATAGCACTTAACTGGGTATTTTAACTATAAAGTTGCAAAAAAGTTATAAATATAATTTATCTTTAAGGATATAGAAATATAATTCAAAATATAACTTTTTAAAAACTATTTTAATTTTCTATTGAATATAGTTTAAAATAAAAATAATCTATAAGAGGAAGGATGATATGCAAATAGATGCGAATATGAACTCAAATATTTTCTATCATGATGGCTATACATCTATCTCTTCAAATAGCTCAAAAACAAGCATGTTAGTATCTTCTGGCTATGACAAGAAAGATATTGTTAGAAGCAATGAAGTACATGTAGAACAAAGAGAAGATGCTAAAATTTCCCCTATAATTATTAATAAAGCAAGTGCCATACAGTTACAAAAAGACTTAGAAAAATTACAAGATCAAAAGCTAGATATTTCACATAAGATTTCAAGCATCCAAAGCCTAAAAGATCGTAATTCTATGCAAATGCTTCATTACTTAAATTTAGAGCAGTCAGCCATTCAAAATAACATTTTAAGCATTAAAACTCAAATGATAGAAATGGCACAGGCTTAAAACTAAGCCTTACCAATAATAATTTCTAGAACTAAGCAAAAATCCTCTAAAAAATATCCCATTGATTTATAAAAATTGCTAGTCGCGTCTTTTTGGATATCTTTTGAAAGCTGTTTAGCATAAGGTAAGAAAAATGAGATACTAAAAGCTGCAAGAAGTCTCATAGACTCCTTAGATGCTTCACTTTTTAAAATATTTGCTATTAAAATTAGCTGATTTGAGATACTATCAACCTCGCCCATTTTTGGCTGAAAATTTATAGCCTTATAAAATTGAACTAGATCATCTTTTGCAGAAGAAAAATAGTAGCTTGCCTCAAATTTTGACTTTAAAATGACAAAATCGTCACATAAAGCAGCACTACTTTCATCTTTGATAAATTTGGCATAAAGCTCGTTACCTTTTTTATTTGCTTCGCTATTAGTCTGCGTTATCCACGTATTTGTCTTTTTGATACGCATAAAAGATGAAACGTCTAAAATGCCACTAAAATTTGCAGCAAGCGCAGCCGCTACAACACTATAAAGTTCTCCAAGTTTCAAATTTTAATCCTTAAGTCGTAGATATCTAAGTCTAAGTGCATTTAAAACGACAGTAACAGAGCTAAGACACATTGCCATTGAGCCATAAACTGGGCTTAAAAGTAGCCCAAAGACCTGGTAAAGCACGCCAGCAGCCACTGGAATACAAATCGCGTTATACATAAATGCCCAAAATAAATTTTCTTTTATGTTTGCCATAGTAGCATTTGCCAGTCTAACTAGCCCGGTCACGCCACGCAAATCATTTTTAACAAGCACGATATCTCCAGCACCTTTTGCTATATCTGAGCCTGAGTTCATAGCGATGCCAACACTTGCTTCTTTAAGTGATGGTGAATC from Campylobacter concisus encodes:
- the argH gene encoding argininosuccinate lyase, translating into MKKDENAHKKMWEGRFSEASSKLLEEFNASINFDKNLFKEDIAGSKAHAKMLGICGILKKNESEAIIKGLDEVLSEIRAGKFEFKLEDEDIHMAVEKRLSQIIGAELGGRLHTARSRNDQVAIDFKFYVLKKNLEISSCIKELIATLTNLAKNHKDTLMPGYTHLQHAQPVSLSYHLLAYAFMFKRDFERFISSYERNNFSPLGSAALAGTPHKIDRTIVASELGFADCTQNAMDSVSDRDFALEILFNISVFMTHASRLCEELILWSSQEFGFVSISDAYSTGSSIMPQKKNPDVAELIRGKTGRVNGNLVALLTTMKGLPLAYNKDMQEDKEGVFDSVSTILSSTTILNEMIKTAKFNEKNMLKATKTGHLSATDLADYLVREKNIPFRTAHFITGKAVAKAESLGLDLSELNEEQLKSVDENLDENAIKFLDLHASKEARTSKGGTANKSVDEQIEILDYWLKKKEL
- a CDS encoding oxidoreductase; the protein is MKLGELYSVVAAALAANFSGILDVSSFMRIKKTNTWITQTNSEANKKGNELYAKFIKDESSAALCDDFVILKSKFEASYYFSSAKDDLVQFYKAINFQPKMGEVDSISNQLILIANILKSEASKESMRLLAAFSISFFLPYAKQLSKDIQKDATSNFYKSMGYFLEDFCLVLEIIIGKA